The proteins below come from a single Cervus elaphus chromosome 4, mCerEla1.1, whole genome shotgun sequence genomic window:
- the UBE2M gene encoding NEDD8-conjugating enzyme Ubc12 isoform X2, whose protein sequence is MIKLFSLKQQKKEEESAGGTKGSSKKASAAQLRIQKDINELNLPKTCDISFSDPDDLLNFKLVICPDEGFYKSGKFVFSFKVGQGYPHDPPKVKCETMVYHPNIDLEGNVCLNILRACGGCALTSPYHDALCPQRGLEASPYDKLHNLWLAVSLLGAQP, encoded by the exons atGATCAAGCTGTTCTCGCTGAAGCagcagaagaaggaggaggagtcgGCGGGCGGCACCAAGGGCAGCAGCAAGAAGGCGTCGGCGGCGCAGCTGCGGATCCAGAAGG ACATAAACGAGCTGAATCTGCCCAAGACGTGTGACATCAGTTTCTCAGATCCAGACGACCTCCTCAACTTCAAGCTGGTTATCTGTCCTGATGAG GGCTTCTACAAGAGCGGGAAGTTTGTGTTCAGTTTTAAG GTGGGCCAGGGTTACCCGCATGACCCCCCCAAGGTGAAGTGTGAGACGATGGTTTATCACCCCAACATTGACCTCGAGGGCAACGTCTGCCTCAACATCCTCAG GGCCTGTGGTGGCTGCGCGCTCACCAGCCCCTATCATGATGCTCTCTGCCCACAGAGAGGACTGGAAGCCAGTCCTTACGATAAACTCCATAATTTATGGCTTGCAGTATCTCTTCTTG GAGCCCAACCCTGA
- the UBE2M gene encoding NEDD8-conjugating enzyme Ubc12 isoform X1: protein MIKLFSLKQQKKEEESAGGTKGSSKKASAAQLRIQKDINELNLPKTCDISFSDPDDLLNFKLVICPDEGFYKSGKFVFSFKVGQGYPHDPPKVKCETMVYHPNIDLEGNVCLNILREDWKPVLTINSIIYGLQYLFLEPNPEDPLNKEAAEVLQNNRRLFEQNVQRSMRGGYIGSTYFERCLK, encoded by the exons atGATCAAGCTGTTCTCGCTGAAGCagcagaagaaggaggaggagtcgGCGGGCGGCACCAAGGGCAGCAGCAAGAAGGCGTCGGCGGCGCAGCTGCGGATCCAGAAGG ACATAAACGAGCTGAATCTGCCCAAGACGTGTGACATCAGTTTCTCAGATCCAGACGACCTCCTCAACTTCAAGCTGGTTATCTGTCCTGATGAG GGCTTCTACAAGAGCGGGAAGTTTGTGTTCAGTTTTAAG GTGGGCCAGGGTTACCCGCATGACCCCCCCAAGGTGAAGTGTGAGACGATGGTTTATCACCCCAACATTGACCTCGAGGGCAACGTCTGCCTCAACATCCTCAG AGAGGACTGGAAGCCAGTCCTTACGATAAACTCCATAATTTATGGCTTGCAGTATCTCTTCTTG GAGCCCAACCCTGAAGACCCACTGAACAAGGAAGCCGCCGAGGTCCTGCAGAATAACCGGAGGCTGTTTGAGCAGAATGTGCAGCGCTCCATGCGGGGTGGCTATATCGGCTCCACCTACTTCGAGCGCTGCCTGAAATAG